In Onychostoma macrolepis isolate SWU-2019 chromosome 06, ASM1243209v1, whole genome shotgun sequence, one DNA window encodes the following:
- the si:dkey-261j15.2 gene encoding uncharacterized protein si:dkey-261j15.2, with the protein MSESKNTQHWSSEETSVLLAIWSSTEIQEKLESSTRKKRVYDEISQEMLNGGFSRSTEQIVNKLKKLRKEYRDLKRKPSESDSGQINKTFDHDLMESVLEHRPASQLTGALNSATATLEKNADSVVFSVAELGCKISEPKTAQQWSSEETSALLAIWSSTEIQEKLGSSKRKKSVYDDICQEMVNVGFSRTTDQIVNKLKKLKKESRDSKKGKRKSVSRWSNKTINYDVMDTALECLPTSQFTEALNSATAMLETNAESLSSAADLDSSPEEVLDQAKSSFSSSHPQPRKPLGTTRIKKRDSNQELLEYLKSADERFMAHAKELNTAILNKMDEATNSMLGLLGRMVALMEEQQGNKP; encoded by the exons ATGTCCGAAAGCAAAAATACACAGCACTGGTCTTCAGAGGAAACCAGCGTGCTGCTCGCGATATGGTCTTCCACAGAGATCCAGGAGAAACTGGAGAGCTCGACAAGGAAGAAAAGAGTTTACGATGAGATAAGCCAGGAAATGCTGAATGGTGGCTTCAGTCGCTCGACCGAACAAATAGTAAACAAGTTGAAAAAGCTTAGAAAGGAGTACAGGGACCTGAAAAGGAAACCAAGTGAAAGTGACAGTGGACAGATTAATAAAACATTCGACCACGACCTTATGGAGTCTGTGCTAGAACACCGACCAGCCAGTCAACTGACTGGGGCCTTGAATTCAGCGACAGCCACGCTTGAGAAAAACGCGGACTCCGTTGTGTTTTCTGTAGCCGAGCTAG gtTGCAAAATATCTGAGCCCAAAACAGCACAGCAGTGGTCTTCAGAAGAAACCAGCGCGCTGCTTGCGATATGGTCTTCCACAGAGATCCAGGAGAAACTGGGGAgctcaaaaagaaagaaaagcgtGTATGACGACATATGCCAAGAGATGGTAAATGTTGGGTTCTCTCGTACAACTGACCAAATCgttaacaaactaaaaaaacttAAGAAAGAGTCCAGGGACAGTAAGAAGGGGAAACGTAAAAGTGTCAGCCGATGGAGCAAtaaaaccattaactatgatgTTATGGACACTGCGCTGGAATGCCTACCAACGAGTCAGTTTACTGAAGCTTTAAATTCAGCAACAGCCATGCTTGAGACAAATGCTGAATCGCTGTCTTCTGCCGCTGATCTTG ACTCTTCACCTGAGGAGGTGCTGGACCAAGCTAAATCATCCTTCAGCTCCTCTCATCCCCAACCAAGAAAGCCTCTGGGAACAACTAGAATAAAGAAGAGAGATTCAAACCAGGAGCTGCTGGAATACTTGAAATCTGCTGATGAACGGTTTATGGCACACGCCAAAGAACTTAATACTGCCATTCTTAATAAAATGGATGAAGCTACGAATTCTATGCTGGGACTATTGGGACGCATGGTGGCACTAATGGAGGAACAGCAGGGAAACAAGCCATGA